TCGTGTTCATGAATTTTTGAAATTAAATTTTGGCGTAAAGCTAAAATAGCTCTTCTTCCTAAATCTATTAATTTCACTTCTTCTGAAACATCTTCTCCAATTTCAAAATCAGGTTCAATTTTTCTAGCCTCAGTCAAAGTAATCTCTTCGTTTTCAAAATCCAAATCCTCGTCTGCAACGATTACTCTTCTTCTCCATATCTCCATATCCCCTTTATCAGGATTTATAATGATATCAAAATTATCATCTGAACCGTATTTTTTCTTCAATGCATTTCTAAATACATCTTCCAAAATTGCCATAAGCGTTACACGATCAATAAGTTTATCATCTTTAAACTCTGAGAATGAATCGATTAATGCTAAATTTTCCATGCGAATTCTTTAATTAAAATGTTACTGTAACAATTGCTTCTTTAATATCTGCGTAAGGTAATTCTAGTCTTTTTTGAACCGTTTCTTTACCTTTTCCTATCTTCTTTGGTTCTCTTGCTTGCCACGACAAAATTACAAAATCATCATTAGCTTCCACTAATTCTGCTTCAATATTTTCTGTAGCGGTCTTTACAATCAAGGTTCTACCTACATTTTTCTTGTATTGTCTAATCATTTTTAATGGCGAACCAACTCCTA
Above is a window of Flavobacterium sp. 123 DNA encoding:
- the rimP gene encoding ribosome assembly cofactor RimP, translated to MTFKEKVNKLLTECLLEKPTVFLIDLIITDAFKIIITLDGDNGVVLQDCIDVSRAIENNLDREEQDFSLEVASVGVGSPLKMIRQYKKNVGRTLIVKTATENIEAELVEANDDFVILSWQAREPKKIGKGKETVQKRLELPYADIKEAIVTVTF